The following are from one region of the Magallana gigas chromosome 4, xbMagGiga1.1, whole genome shotgun sequence genome:
- the LOC105343252 gene encoding uncharacterized protein isoform X1 produces MFYALAALLLANLASAQVFQIEIANTTVEYGSTDISISCVVTNGSSLSTVFAISLKKSDASVVSITTSPNEGISWQDTSLQNRNGVTANGSLSDVSKAHLHLYIPSSSVVYPDDEGTYQCTMSGLDLMNTPVTENSESVFLNITGYIDTTKAPDLSTITVPSSTNPATPVSTPSSSSGCELSRGSILLMFLTILGCTVMRRP; encoded by the exons cCTCTGCACAAGTTTTTCAAATCGAGATTGCGAACACCACAGTGGAGTATGGGTCAACAGATATCAGCATTTCTTGTGTGGTGACGAACGGATCTTCTCTCAGTACGGTGTTCGCCATCTCCCTTAAAAAGTCCGATGCTTCAGTTGTATCCATAACCACATCCCCCAACGAAGGCATTTCATGGCAAGACACGTCCTTGCAGAACCGTAATGGCGTCACGGCCAATGGATCCTTAAGTGACGTCAGCAAGGCGCACCTTCATCTTTACATTCCGAGTTCCTCGGTCGTTTACCCTGATGATGAAGGTACTTACCAGTGCACCATGTCAGGGTTAGATCTGATGAATACTCCGGTAACCGAAAATTCGGAGTCAGTGTTTCTTAATATTACAG gATATATTGATACCACTAAAG CTCCTGATTTGTCGACAATAACAGTTCCAAGCTCCACAAACCCAG CAACACCTGTATCTACCCCGTCCTCATCCTCAG GTTGTGAGCTGTCCAGGGGAAGTATACTGCTGATGTTTCTGACTATTCTTGGATGTACAGTGATGCGAAGACCTtga
- the LOC105343252 gene encoding uncharacterized protein isoform X2 gives MFYALAALLLANLASAQVFQIEIANTTVEYGSTDISISCVVTNGSSLSTVFAISLKKSDASVVSITTSPNEGISWQDTSLQNRNGVTANGSLSDVSKAHLHLYIPSSSVVYPDDEGTYQCTMSGLDLMNTPVTENSESVFLNITGYIDTTKAPDLSTITVPSSTNPGCELSRGSILLMFLTILGCTVMRRP, from the exons cCTCTGCACAAGTTTTTCAAATCGAGATTGCGAACACCACAGTGGAGTATGGGTCAACAGATATCAGCATTTCTTGTGTGGTGACGAACGGATCTTCTCTCAGTACGGTGTTCGCCATCTCCCTTAAAAAGTCCGATGCTTCAGTTGTATCCATAACCACATCCCCCAACGAAGGCATTTCATGGCAAGACACGTCCTTGCAGAACCGTAATGGCGTCACGGCCAATGGATCCTTAAGTGACGTCAGCAAGGCGCACCTTCATCTTTACATTCCGAGTTCCTCGGTCGTTTACCCTGATGATGAAGGTACTTACCAGTGCACCATGTCAGGGTTAGATCTGATGAATACTCCGGTAACCGAAAATTCGGAGTCAGTGTTTCTTAATATTACAG gATATATTGATACCACTAAAG CTCCTGATTTGTCGACAATAACAGTTCCAAGCTCCACAAACCCAG GTTGTGAGCTGTCCAGGGGAAGTATACTGCTGATGTTTCTGACTATTCTTGGATGTACAGTGATGCGAAGACCTtga